In the genome of Tropicibacter oceani, one region contains:
- a CDS encoding extensin-like domain-containing protein encodes MRLFGLAVCTVLALGACGGRTEAPKAQSDVDGVRGFLKQAFSRDDGAAVVGGGLCGDPALVGEAIGKVPGNGVCGIDNAVRLRAVGDVQLSQPATIDCQTARALKKWLVTGAKPAVGKRGGGVTGLRVAAHYACRTRNNQPGAKVSEHGKGKAIDIAAVQLADGSELSVLQHWGGGKDGKALKKMHSAACGPFGTVLGPKSDRFHQDHFHFDTASHRGGPYCR; translated from the coding sequence GTGAGGCTTTTTGGACTGGCGGTCTGTACGGTTTTGGCGCTGGGCGCCTGTGGGGGGCGGACCGAGGCCCCGAAGGCGCAAAGCGATGTCGACGGCGTTCGCGGGTTTCTGAAACAGGCGTTTTCCCGCGATGATGGCGCCGCCGTGGTTGGCGGCGGGCTTTGCGGCGATCCGGCCCTGGTCGGCGAGGCCATCGGCAAAGTGCCGGGAAATGGCGTTTGCGGGATCGACAATGCGGTGCGCCTGCGTGCGGTCGGCGACGTGCAACTCAGCCAGCCTGCGACGATAGATTGCCAGACGGCGCGCGCGCTGAAAAAGTGGCTGGTCACAGGGGCCAAACCGGCGGTGGGCAAGCGCGGCGGCGGCGTCACGGGCCTGCGTGTCGCGGCGCACTATGCCTGCCGGACGCGCAACAACCAGCCGGGGGCCAAGGTATCGGAGCACGGCAAGGGCAAGGCCATCGACATCGCGGCGGTGCAACTGGCCGATGGCAGCGAATTGTCGGTGTTGCAGCATTGGGGCGGCGGCAAGGACGGCAAGGCGCTGAAAAAGATGCATTCAGCCGCCTGTGGCCCGTTCGGCACGGTGCTTGGCCCGAAATCGGACCGGTTCCACCAGGACCATTTCCATTTTGATACGGCCAGCCATCGCGGCGGGCCCTATTGCAGGTAA
- a CDS encoding prephenate/arogenate dehydrogenase family protein: MTVVYEKVALIGLGLIASSMFWAMKRGHVAGHVSGYARSAETRDTARRIGLCDTVCDSAEEAVKDADLVVLAVPVGAMASVAQAIAPYLKAGATVTDVGSVKGTVLSAVGPHIPQGVHFVPAHPMAGTEHSGPESGFATLFDNRWCLIVPPEGADETAVVRLEDYWKALGANIERMDPEHHDLVCAVVSHIPHLIAYTMVGVADDLQRVTDQEVIRFSAAGFRDFTRIAASDPTMWRDVFLTNKDATIEMLGRFTEELFALQRAIRTGDGEQLHAYFTRTRAIRRSILEAGQDTDAPDFGRAKVER; the protein is encoded by the coding sequence ATGACTGTCGTTTACGAAAAGGTCGCGTTGATCGGTCTGGGGCTGATCGCCTCTTCGATGTTCTGGGCGATGAAGCGTGGCCATGTGGCCGGCCATGTCAGTGGCTATGCCCGCAGCGCCGAAACCCGCGATACCGCACGCCGGATCGGGCTCTGCGACACGGTTTGTGACAGCGCCGAAGAGGCGGTCAAGGACGCTGACCTTGTGGTTCTGGCGGTGCCTGTGGGCGCGATGGCCAGCGTGGCACAGGCAATTGCGCCCTACCTGAAGGCAGGGGCGACGGTGACGGATGTCGGGTCGGTCAAGGGGACGGTGCTGTCGGCCGTGGGCCCGCATATCCCGCAAGGCGTGCATTTCGTGCCCGCGCACCCGATGGCAGGAACCGAGCATTCCGGCCCCGAATCCGGCTTTGCCACGTTGTTCGACAACCGCTGGTGCCTGATTGTCCCGCCCGAAGGCGCGGATGAAACCGCCGTCGTGCGGCTGGAGGATTACTGGAAGGCGCTGGGCGCCAATATCGAACGGATGGACCCCGAGCATCACGATCTGGTCTGCGCCGTGGTCAGCCACATCCCGCACCTGATCGCCTATACGATGGTGGGTGTCGCGGACGATTTGCAGCGCGTGACGGATCAGGAAGTCATCCGGTTTTCGGCCGCGGGTTTCCGGGATTTCACCCGGATCGCCGCCAGCGACCCGACAATGTGGCGCGATGTTTTCCTGACCAACAAGGACGCGACAATCGAGATGCTGGGCCGCTTTACCGAAGAGCTGTTCGCCCTTCAGCGGGCCATCCGAACCGGCGATGGTGAGCAGCTTCATGCCTATTTCACGCGCACCCGGGCCATCCGGCGTAGCATTCTGGAGGCCGGACAGGATACAGATGCACCCGATTTTGGTCGCGCAAAGGTGGAACGGTGA
- the pncB gene encoding nicotinate phosphoribosyltransferase has protein sequence MDIATRVWNHKWKIDPIVRSLIDTDFYKLLMCQSVFRNKRDTNVTFSLINRSKHVPLANLIDEGELREQLDHIRSLRLTRGESTWLRGNTFYGKRQMFTPEFMGWFENLQLPPYHLERVGDQYELTFEGKWPEVMLWEIPALAVLMELRGRAVLKDMGRFEIQVMYARAMTKLWEKVEHLRAEPGVRIADFGTRRRHSFLWQDWCVQAMLEGLGSSFVGTSNCLIAKNRDLEAIGTNAHELPMVYAALAKDDAALAQAPYEVLADWHEEHEGNLRIILPDTYGTEGFLRNAPDWLAGWTGIRIDSGDPATGAETAIRWWKERGEDPTKKLVIFSDGLDETKILELYRQFNGRVRVSFGWGTLLTNDFRGLAPNDGLAAFSLVCKAVSANGAPTVKLSDNPNKAMGPAEEIARYKRVFGVGDQVAQEVIV, from the coding sequence TTGGACATCGCCACCCGCGTCTGGAACCACAAATGGAAAATCGATCCGATCGTCCGGTCGTTGATCGATACCGATTTCTACAAGCTGCTGATGTGCCAGTCCGTGTTTCGCAACAAGCGCGACACCAACGTCACCTTCAGCCTGATCAACCGGTCGAAACATGTGCCTCTGGCCAATCTGATCGACGAGGGCGAGCTGCGCGAACAGCTGGACCACATTCGCAGCCTGCGCCTGACCCGCGGCGAAAGCACTTGGCTGCGCGGCAACACCTTTTACGGCAAACGGCAGATGTTCACGCCCGAATTCATGGGCTGGTTCGAGAACCTGCAACTGCCGCCCTATCACCTTGAACGGGTCGGCGATCAGTACGAACTGACCTTTGAGGGCAAATGGCCTGAGGTCATGCTGTGGGAAATCCCGGCGCTGGCCGTCTTGATGGAATTGCGCGGTCGCGCGGTCCTCAAGGACATGGGCCGCTTCGAAATTCAGGTGATGTATGCCCGCGCCATGACCAAGCTGTGGGAAAAGGTCGAACACCTGCGCGCCGAGCCGGGCGTGCGCATCGCCGATTTCGGCACGCGTCGGCGGCACAGCTTTTTGTGGCAGGACTGGTGCGTTCAGGCGATGCTCGAAGGGCTGGGCAGCAGCTTTGTCGGCACCTCGAATTGCCTGATCGCCAAGAACCGCGATCTTGAGGCGATCGGCACCAACGCCCACGAACTGCCCATGGTCTATGCCGCACTGGCCAAGGACGACGCGGCGCTGGCCCAGGCCCCCTACGAGGTGCTGGCCGACTGGCACGAAGAACACGAAGGCAACCTGCGCATCATCCTGCCCGACACCTATGGCACCGAAGGGTTCCTGCGTAACGCGCCGGACTGGCTGGCGGGCTGGACCGGCATTCGCATCGACAGCGGCGATCCAGCAACCGGGGCCGAAACCGCCATTCGATGGTGGAAAGAGCGCGGCGAGGACCCGACCAAGAAGCTGGTGATTTTCTCGGACGGTCTGGACGAGACGAAGATCCTTGAGCTCTATCGCCAGTTCAATGGCCGGGTGCGGGTTTCCTTTGGCTGGGGCACCTTGCTGACCAATGATTTTCGCGGCCTTGCGCCGAATGACGGGCTGGCCGCCTTTTCGCTGGTCTGCAAGGCAGTCAGCGCCAACGGCGCGCCCACGGTCAAGCTGTCGGACAATCCCAACAAGGCGATGGGCCCGGCCGAAGAGATCGCGCGCTACAAGCGGGTGTTCGGCGTCGGTGATCAAGTCGCCCAAGAGGTGATTGTCTAA
- a CDS encoding flotillin family protein, whose amino-acid sequence MDLNTLLIIVGGFLALLLLLGLVVGRLYKRTTREISLVRTGQGGKKVIMDGWTIVVPLLHEVSPVNMKTLRLEVKRDGDAALITQDRMRVDVGVEFYVSVQPTDEGIARAAQTLGDRTFDVEQLREMIEGKLIDGLRAVAAQMSMDSLHENRADFVQEVQNTVSEDLLKNGLSLESVSLTALDQTPFEALDENNAFNAVGMRRLAEVIATSKKERAQIDAEAEVAVRRAAMEAERQRLAIERDEKQASIEQIQQVQTMQAAQEAEIAARREDSLRETERARIAREEAIRSAEIERERKIREAEIAKERELEVADQERQIIIAKKSEEESRARASADLARAEATKALEAVETAKKVAEAERLKQIALIEAAREAEREATRIKLAAQAEKDAAQDRADARREEAQADADAISIRAEAKKKDMLAEAEGTRAITDAENALSAELIAMKIALARLQAMPAIIAEAVKPAEKIDSIRIHQVSGLGGGSFGAGLGADGDKPVVNQALDSIMGMAVQMPALRKLGDELGISMDGSISGLVNGALGGDAPASPPAPKPAAAKTDQPND is encoded by the coding sequence ATGGATCTGAACACCCTATTGATCATCGTCGGGGGCTTTCTTGCCCTCTTGCTGCTGCTAGGCCTTGTCGTCGGCCGCCTTTACAAGCGCACGACCCGGGAAATCAGTCTTGTCCGCACCGGCCAGGGCGGCAAAAAGGTCATCATGGATGGCTGGACCATCGTCGTGCCGCTGCTGCACGAGGTCAGCCCGGTCAACATGAAGACCCTGCGACTTGAGGTGAAGCGCGACGGCGACGCCGCCCTGATCACCCAGGACAGGATGCGTGTCGATGTGGGTGTCGAATTCTATGTCTCGGTCCAGCCCACGGACGAAGGCATCGCTCGCGCCGCGCAAACCCTGGGCGATCGCACCTTTGACGTCGAACAGCTGCGCGAGATGATCGAGGGCAAGCTGATCGACGGTCTGCGCGCCGTAGCCGCGCAGATGTCGATGGACAGCCTGCATGAAAATCGCGCCGATTTCGTTCAGGAAGTGCAGAACACAGTCTCCGAAGACCTGCTCAAGAACGGCCTGTCGCTGGAATCCGTGTCGCTGACGGCGCTTGACCAGACCCCCTTCGAGGCGCTGGATGAAAACAACGCCTTCAACGCGGTGGGGATGCGCCGCCTGGCCGAGGTCATCGCGACCTCGAAGAAAGAGCGCGCCCAGATCGACGCCGAGGCCGAGGTCGCCGTGCGCCGCGCCGCAATGGAGGCCGAGCGCCAGCGCCTTGCCATCGAGCGCGACGAAAAGCAGGCCAGCATCGAGCAGATCCAGCAGGTTCAGACCATGCAGGCCGCGCAAGAGGCCGAAATCGCCGCCCGCCGCGAAGACAGCCTGCGCGAAACCGAACGCGCCCGCATCGCCCGCGAAGAGGCCATCCGCAGCGCCGAGATCGAGCGTGAACGCAAGATCCGCGAGGCCGAGATCGCCAAGGAGCGCGAACTGGAAGTCGCCGACCAGGAACGTCAGATCATCATCGCAAAGAAGTCCGAAGAAGAAAGCCGCGCCCGCGCTTCGGCTGACCTGGCCCGGGCCGAGGCGACCAAGGCGCTGGAAGCAGTGGAAACCGCCAAGAAGGTGGCCGAGGCCGAGCGTCTGAAACAGATCGCCCTGATCGAAGCCGCCCGCGAGGCCGAGCGCGAAGCGACCCGCATCAAGCTGGCGGCGCAGGCCGAAAAGGATGCCGCGCAAGACCGCGCCGACGCCCGCCGCGAAGAGGCGCAGGCCGATGCCGATGCCATTTCCATCCGCGCCGAGGCCAAGAAAAAGGACATGCTGGCCGAGGCCGAGGGCACCCGCGCCATCACCGACGCCGAAAACGCGCTGAGCGCGGAACTGATCGCGATGAAGATCGCGCTGGCCCGCCTGCAAGCGATGCCTGCGATCATCGCCGAAGCGGTGAAACCCGCCGAAAAGATCGATTCGATCCGCATTCACCAGGTCTCTGGGCTGGGTGGTGGCAGCTTTGGCGCCGGCCTTGGAGCGGACGGTGACAAACCGGTGGTCAACCAGGCGCTGGATTCGATCATGGGCATGGCCGTGCAGATGCCCGCCCTGCGCAAGCTGGGGGATGAACTGGGCATTTCCATGGATGGCAGCATTTCCGGGCTGGTCAACGGCGCCCTTGGCGGCGATGCCCCTGCCAGCCCCCCGGCGCCCAAGCCCGCTGCGGCCAAAACCGATCAGCCCAATGATTGA
- a CDS encoding OB-fold-containig protein, giving the protein MFDPFLTGPFVPFTIALALLFALLALELVFAILGGTLLGMGGEGLDGPDLDMDAPDLGDLDIDLDLDGLDIDTADLELPGFADTDLDVDGQLPDAANGMGGVAAWLGFGRMPALIWLGAVFFAFGAGGIAVQSIAVSVLGSALPATLVTVPVLVLAFGFARKFGAIFARLLPKTETQSLSERHLGRRPGIITQGTAARGRPAEVRVTDRYGNTHYLRAEPLRDDIAIPQGTEVLVLRHRQTKGYLLVPLTL; this is encoded by the coding sequence ATGTTTGATCCCTTCCTGACCGGGCCTTTTGTGCCCTTTACCATCGCTCTTGCCTTGCTGTTCGCGCTTCTGGCGCTTGAACTGGTCTTTGCCATTCTCGGCGGCACGCTTTTGGGGATGGGCGGAGAGGGGCTGGATGGCCCCGATCTGGATATGGACGCGCCCGACCTTGGGGATCTGGACATCGACCTTGATCTTGACGGTCTGGACATCGACACCGCCGATCTTGAACTGCCCGGATTTGCCGATACCGATCTTGATGTCGACGGGCAGTTGCCCGACGCGGCCAATGGCATGGGCGGCGTCGCGGCCTGGCTGGGCTTTGGCAGGATGCCCGCGCTGATCTGGCTGGGTGCGGTGTTTTTCGCCTTTGGCGCTGGCGGGATCGCGGTCCAAAGCATCGCTGTCTCGGTTCTGGGCAGTGCGCTGCCCGCCACGCTGGTCACCGTCCCGGTGCTGGTCCTGGCATTTGGCTTTGCCCGCAAATTCGGTGCGATCTTTGCCCGGCTGCTGCCCAAGACCGAAACCCAGTCCCTGTCCGAACGCCACCTGGGCCGCCGCCCCGGCATCATCACCCAGGGCACCGCCGCGCGCGGGCGCCCCGCCGAAGTGCGCGTGACCGACCGCTATGGCAACACCCATTACCTGCGCGCCGAACCCCTGCGCGACGATATCGCCATTCCGCAAGGGACCGAAGTTCTGGTCCTGCGCCACAGGCAGACCAAGGGCTACCTTTTGGTGCCGCTGACCCTTTGA
- a CDS encoding PAS domain-containing hybrid sensor histidine kinase/response regulator has translation MPAQDGSDATNALDAFEARYGRSALFERYARSRIGQFWLRLVCIMIGATYLWVFFSPAVASFGLAFALLGDVVELTVLQRARGWNRAGMPIGKVYLWTTLAGAVQGASVAAGILLLIVGAPSQDVELVGLCLLMAASVNAGFSLTHHPPVSRVKLAIFATIAAGFLWEEVVLEAQADLAEITHILEIALLTYLTYTFVNFSVRSWNKRLGNEKALIEAAERLNKANKDLADHQREMRELSLVARHANDSVILFDPEMTITWVNEAFTRLTGYSREEAVGQKPWVLLSGPETSPLTGQALEKAVRDKTPFQTRLLNYSKSGEKIWFDINRVPVKGPDGEVETLISIERDVTEIQKHEQVLAQASVRAEEGARAKSIFLATMSHEMRTPLNAILGMADLLADGDLGDEQNEYVSTIQSASTSLLALINDVLDFSRLEAGKVEFENAPLSPAETVQDAAQMLRTMAREKGVFLDVAIKETLPKMALADAGRIRQILINLIGNAVKFTDTGGVTVTAEAAENTAGWRMRVVVRDTGIGVPEDRAEHIFGEFQQADAATTRRFGGTGLGLPISRALAQRMGGNITLLPQPPDGGSAFEMTVQLHHPRAGAAPVQDSHGAVHLDLATKLRVLVAEDNATNRLLVARFLKNEPVTLSEARNGREALEMIIDELPDVVFMDMSMPELDGLEVTRMIRALDIPQPFIAALTANAFESDRAACAAAGMDDFVTKPLRRQHLIAALLRATRGEKPLSQTHLDGVSRPGAERGTEPWTSPPASGTTNGKSIRSSGR, from the coding sequence ATGCCTGCCCAAGACGGATCTGACGCAACAAACGCATTGGACGCCTTTGAGGCGCGATACGGGCGGTCCGCCCTGTTCGAGCGCTATGCCCGGTCGCGCATCGGGCAGTTCTGGCTGCGCCTGGTTTGCATCATGATCGGCGCAACCTACCTTTGGGTCTTTTTTTCGCCTGCCGTTGCCTCGTTTGGGTTGGCCTTTGCCCTGCTTGGGGACGTGGTCGAACTGACCGTGTTGCAGCGGGCGCGGGGTTGGAACCGCGCGGGAATGCCTATTGGGAAAGTCTATCTTTGGACGACTCTGGCAGGTGCAGTGCAGGGGGCATCGGTCGCGGCGGGCATTCTGCTTTTGATAGTCGGCGCACCCAGTCAGGATGTGGAGCTTGTGGGCCTGTGCCTGTTGATGGCGGCATCGGTCAATGCGGGCTTTTCCCTTACCCATCACCCGCCAGTGTCCAGGGTCAAGCTGGCCATTTTCGCCACCATCGCCGCCGGTTTCCTGTGGGAGGAGGTCGTTCTGGAGGCGCAGGCCGATCTGGCTGAAATCACACATATCCTTGAAATCGCGCTGCTGACCTATCTGACTTATACCTTTGTCAATTTCTCCGTGCGTTCGTGGAACAAGCGGCTGGGCAATGAAAAGGCGCTGATCGAGGCGGCTGAGCGCCTGAACAAGGCAAACAAGGACCTGGCCGACCATCAGCGCGAAATGCGCGAATTGTCGCTGGTTGCGCGCCATGCCAATGACAGCGTGATCCTGTTCGACCCCGAAATGACCATAACCTGGGTAAACGAGGCGTTTACGCGGCTGACCGGCTACTCTCGAGAGGAGGCCGTGGGCCAAAAACCCTGGGTTCTGCTCAGCGGGCCTGAAACCAGCCCCCTGACCGGGCAAGCGCTGGAAAAGGCGGTGCGGGACAAGACGCCGTTCCAGACGCGGCTGCTGAACTATTCGAAAAGCGGCGAAAAAATCTGGTTCGATATCAACCGCGTGCCGGTCAAGGGGCCGGATGGCGAGGTTGAAACCCTGATTTCCATCGAGCGCGATGTCACCGAGATTCAAAAGCATGAACAGGTGTTGGCGCAGGCCAGCGTCCGCGCCGAGGAGGGCGCGCGTGCAAAGTCGATTTTCCTGGCCACCATGAGCCATGAAATGCGCACCCCGTTGAACGCCATTCTCGGCATGGCGGATCTGTTGGCCGACGGTGATCTGGGGGACGAACAGAACGAATATGTCAGCACGATCCAGTCGGCCTCGACGTCGTTGTTGGCGCTGATCAACGACGTGCTCGATTTCTCGCGGCTCGAGGCGGGCAAGGTCGAATTCGAAAACGCGCCCCTGTCCCCGGCCGAAACGGTGCAGGACGCAGCGCAGATGCTGCGGACGATGGCACGGGAAAAGGGGGTGTTCCTGGATGTCGCGATAAAGGAAACGCTGCCAAAGATGGCCTTGGCCGATGCTGGCAGGATACGGCAGATCCTGATCAACCTGATCGGCAATGCGGTGAAGTTCACCGATACCGGAGGCGTGACCGTGACAGCCGAGGCTGCCGAAAACACGGCAGGCTGGCGGATGCGGGTGGTGGTTCGCGACACGGGAATAGGGGTGCCAGAGGATCGGGCCGAGCATATCTTTGGCGAGTTCCAGCAGGCGGATGCCGCCACGACGCGCAGGTTTGGCGGCACCGGGCTTGGTCTGCCGATCTCTCGGGCGCTGGCACAGCGGATGGGCGGCAACATCACCTTGCTGCCGCAGCCGCCGGACGGTGGGTCCGCCTTTGAAATGACGGTGCAATTGCACCACCCCCGCGCGGGGGCGGCCCCGGTGCAGGACAGTCATGGGGCGGTGCATCTGGATCTGGCGACCAAGCTGCGGGTTCTGGTGGCCGAGGACAACGCCACCAACCGCCTTTTGGTGGCGCGTTTTCTAAAGAACGAACCCGTGACCCTGAGCGAGGCGAGGAATGGCCGCGAGGCGCTTGAGATGATCATCGACGAATTGCCTGACGTGGTCTTCATGGACATGTCGATGCCAGAGCTGGACGGGCTGGAAGTGACGCGCATGATCCGCGCGCTGGACATCCCGCAACCCTTCATCGCGGCGCTGACGGCAAATGCCTTTGAATCCGATCGCGCGGCCTGCGCAGCGGCGGGCATGGATGACTTTGTGACTAAGCCGTTGCGCCGACAACATTTGATCGCGGCACTGCTGCGCGCAACCCGGGGGGAGAAACCGCTTTCACAAACCCACTTGGATGGCGTATCACGACCGGGCGCCGAGAGAGGGACGGAACCTTGGACATCGCCACCCGCGTCTGGAACCACAAATGGAAAATCGATCCGATCGTCCGGTCGTTGA
- the pncA gene encoding bifunctional nicotinamidase/pyrazinamidase: protein MHGLVVIDVQNDFCPGGALAVSGGDEIVQPINALMTQFEAVILTQDWHPAGHSSFASQHQGAAPFSVTQMPYGAQVLWPDHCVQGSPGAGFHMELETDRADLIIRKGFRPEIDSYSAFFENDHKTPTGLEGYLRTRGITSLTLVGLATDFCVNFSAVDAANLGFDVTVRQDLCRAIDMDGSLSAAREGMAKAGVRLL from the coding sequence ATGCACGGACTTGTCGTCATCGACGTTCAGAACGATTTTTGCCCCGGGGGCGCCCTGGCCGTCAGCGGGGGCGACGAGATCGTCCAGCCGATCAATGCGCTGATGACGCAATTCGAAGCGGTGATCCTGACGCAGGATTGGCACCCTGCCGGGCATTCGTCCTTTGCCTCTCAGCATCAGGGGGCTGCGCCCTTCAGCGTGACTCAGATGCCCTATGGCGCACAGGTTCTGTGGCCGGATCACTGTGTTCAGGGATCGCCGGGCGCAGGCTTTCACATGGAGTTGGAGACTGACCGCGCCGATCTGATCATCCGCAAGGGGTTTCGCCCCGAGATCGACAGTTACAGCGCCTTTTTCGAAAATGACCACAAGACCCCGACGGGGCTTGAGGGGTATCTGCGCACGCGCGGGATAACGTCGCTGACGCTGGTCGGGCTGGCGACGGATTTTTGCGTCAACTTTTCGGCGGTGGATGCGGCCAACCTGGGCTTTGATGTCACCGTCCGGCAGGATCTGTGCCGCGCGATCGACATGGATGGCAGTCTTTCGGCCGCGCGCGAAGGCATGGCCAAGGCGGGCGTGCGTCTGCTTTGA
- a CDS encoding sterol desaturase family protein: MTDTLTYPDVVQLAVPFFIAAILIELLWIKTRKTGGRYETRDAVTSLIMGAGNVAAGIALGFVAWGFFMMLWAITPLDLGTSLGVVVLCFVLDDLRYYWVHRFGHRIRWVWASHVNHHSSQHYNLTTALRQTWTYTFTFMMVVRAPLILLGFHPAMVLFCGGLNLIYQFWIHTEAINKLPRWFEAVMNTPSHHRVHHGRNPRYLDANYAGVFIIWDKLFGTFVPEQSDEKVDYGLVQNLGTFNPIRVAFHEWVGIWKDVTQRGITWRDRLMYAVAPPGWSHDGSRDTSAMIKARHLARNPQDKGKPGLSTKP; this comes from the coding sequence ATGACCGATACGCTGACCTACCCCGATGTCGTGCAACTGGCCGTGCCGTTCTTCATCGCCGCGATCCTGATCGAGCTGCTGTGGATCAAGACCCGCAAAACCGGCGGGCGCTATGAAACCCGCGATGCCGTCACATCGCTGATCATGGGGGCCGGGAACGTCGCGGCGGGAATCGCGCTGGGGTTTGTCGCCTGGGGGTTCTTCATGATGCTTTGGGCGATCACGCCGCTGGATCTGGGCACCTCGCTTGGCGTCGTGGTGCTGTGCTTTGTGCTGGATGACCTGCGCTATTACTGGGTGCACCGCTTTGGGCATCGCATCCGCTGGGTCTGGGCCAGCCACGTCAATCACCACTCGTCCCAGCACTACAACCTGACCACCGCCCTGCGCCAGACCTGGACCTATACCTTTACCTTCATGATGGTGGTCCGCGCGCCACTGATCCTGCTGGGGTTTCATCCGGCAATGGTCTTGTTTTGCGGCGGGCTGAACCTGATCTACCAATTCTGGATTCACACCGAAGCCATCAACAAACTGCCCCGCTGGTTCGAAGCGGTGATGAACACGCCCAGCCACCACCGGGTTCACCATGGGCGCAACCCGCGCTATCTGGATGCCAATTACGCCGGAGTCTTCATCATTTGGGACAAGCTGTTCGGCACTTTCGTGCCCGAGCAGTCCGATGAAAAGGTGGATTATGGCCTTGTCCAAAACCTTGGCACCTTCAACCCGATCCGCGTCGCCTTTCACGAATGGGTCGGCATCTGGAAGGACGTCACCCAAAGAGGCATCACATGGCGTGACCGCCTGATGTACGCCGTCGCCCCCCCGGGTTGGAGCCATGATGGATCGCGTGACACCTCGGCCATGATCAAGGCCAGGCATCTTGCCCGCAATCCGCAGGACAAGGGCAAACCGGGGCTTTCCACGAAGCCCTAG
- the hisC gene encoding histidinol-phosphate transaminase produces MSKIEPQPGIMEIALYVGGKSRIEGVNNVIKLSSNENPFGPSDAVKDAVTRAAHELHRYPSTDHAELRAAIAEVHGVQADRIICGVGSDEVLHFLAQAYAGPGDEVIYTQHGFSMYKIMALSVGATPVEVPEHERVVDVDAVLAACTERTRLVYITNPGNPTSTMIGLSELERLAEGIPPQAILVLDGAYAEFVDGYDGGARMVEMRDNVVMTRTFSKLYGLGGMRVGWGYGPREIIDVLNRVRQPFNLSTVALAAAEAAVRDKAYAEYCRAENARLRVWLAEALGEHGVPCDTSMANFVLARFGSQDEAEACDTYLQTQGILVRRVAGYGLPTALRITVGDESACRRVAHCVGLFKAGER; encoded by the coding sequence ATGTCCAAGATCGAACCGCAGCCGGGTATCATGGAAATCGCGCTTTATGTCGGGGGAAAATCCCGCATCGAAGGCGTGAACAATGTCATCAAGCTCAGCTCGAACGAAAACCCGTTCGGGCCCAGCGATGCCGTCAAGGACGCGGTCACCCGCGCCGCGCACGAGCTGCATCGATATCCCTCGACCGACCATGCCGAATTGCGCGCCGCCATCGCCGAAGTGCACGGCGTCCAGGCCGACCGCATCATTTGCGGCGTCGGATCGGACGAGGTGCTGCACTTTCTTGCGCAGGCCTATGCCGGGCCGGGCGACGAGGTGATTTACACCCAGCATGGCTTTTCGATGTACAAGATCATGGCGCTGTCGGTGGGCGCGACGCCCGTCGAAGTCCCCGAACACGAACGCGTTGTCGATGTCGATGCCGTTTTGGCGGCCTGCACCGAACGCACGCGGCTGGTCTACATCACCAACCCGGGCAACCCGACCAGCACGATGATCGGCCTGTCCGAGCTGGAGCGTCTGGCCGAGGGCATTCCGCCGCAGGCGATCCTGGTGCTGGACGGCGCCTATGCGGAATTCGTCGACGGCTATGACGGCGGCGCCCGCATGGTCGAAATGCGCGACAACGTCGTGATGACGCGGACCTTTTCCAAGCTTTACGGGCTGGGCGGGATGCGCGTCGGCTGGGGCTATGGTCCGCGCGAAATCATTGATGTGCTGAACCGTGTCCGCCAGCCATTCAACCTGTCGACGGTCGCGCTGGCCGCTGCCGAGGCCGCCGTGCGGGACAAGGCCTATGCCGAGTACTGCCGGGCCGAAAACGCCCGCCTGCGGGTCTGGCTGGCCGAGGCGCTGGGCGAACATGGCGTGCCTTGCGATACATCCATGGCGAACTTTGTGCTGGCGCGTTTCGGCAGCCAGGACGAGGCCGAGGCCTGCGACACCTACCTGCAAACCCAGGGCATCCTGGTGCGCCGGGTGGCGGGGTACGGCCTGCCGACGGCGCTGCGCATCACGGTCGGGGACGAATCCGCCTGCCGCCGGGTGGCGCACTGCGTCGGGCTGTTCAAGGCGGGCGAACGATGA